A window of the Musa acuminata AAA Group cultivar baxijiao unplaced genomic scaffold, Cavendish_Baxijiao_AAA HiC_scaffold_1072, whole genome shotgun sequence genome harbors these coding sequences:
- the LOC135666111 gene encoding putative pentatricopeptide repeat-containing protein At1g56570, with the protein MPQPVIRPPQPSSSAFLGAFMCHAALLKASAFALKHRVPSFAARPLSSNPIAEPKAFLIPSTDRWNSMIRAHVDSGHFHTALSLFSAMREGGARPDHYTFPLVNRAASSLASRIDVGEAIHCLAVKAGFAGDVYFCNTMMEAYVRNGGVGMARQVFDEMCVRDVVSWTSLISGYAGVGDFGEAFDLLHRMRAEGLQPSPVTLAVLLRACCAAADVAGGCQLHGFVIKMGFGGHELVQNSILTMFSKLSCFEVVQKLFDDIQNRSVASWNVLVSMYSSMGDVSGAIDSYEKMKMELSPSSETLTSLLSALAKSEDLRLGKWAHCHAVKAGQIDAILHASLVDFYAKCGELEFAVQLYEEAQTKSSTLWCIMMWGFLQNGEFLETVRLFQRMQEAGFMPGKDALRVLVMACSHLGVLMWGKGIHGYLIRNNTLEAGDSDDTALGTSVLNMYAKCGSIDLARRCFDRIAEKDIVAWTSMVEGYAVHGLGMEALDLFYRMKEEGVRPNSVTFLSLLSACNHSGLVREGCELFDCMITRYCIRPEISHYTCLVDLLGRSGRLGEALDVITGMIAEPDGRIWGALLASCRTHSDSVLGNYAAKKLFDLEPDNMGYQVVLSNIFAGDERWEETERTRKLMHREEVRKKPGWSCVQVKGMSDVFVAGDKSHPQVGKIYEVLGCLARQSEESRDC; encoded by the coding sequence ATGCCGCAGCCTGTCATACGCCCGCCGCAGCCGTCCTCATCGGCATTCCTGGGTGCGTTCATGTGCCACGCGGCGCTCCTAAAAGCCTCGGCTTTCGCTCTCAAGCACCGCGTCCCATCGTTTGCTGCCCGACCTCTATCCAGCAATCCCATCGCGGAGCCGAAGGCCTTCCTGATACCAAGTACGGATCGATGGAATTCGATGATAAGAGCCCATGTCGATTCCGGCCACTTCCACACCGCCCTCTCCCTCTTCTCCGCCATGCGAGAAGGCGGCGCTCGGCCGGATCACTACACGTTTCCCCTCGTGAACCGCGCGGCTTCGTCTCTTGCAAGTCGGATCGACGTCGGAGAAGCGATCCACTGTCTTGCAGTCAAAGCCGGCTTCGCCGGCGATGTCTACTTCTGCAACACGATGATGGAGGCGTACGTCAGAAATGGCGGAGTCGGCATGGCGCGTCAGGTGTTCGATGAAATGTGTGTGAGGGATGTGGTATCTTGGACATCCTTGATATCCGGCTACGCTGGCGTAGGCGACTTTGGTGAGGCCTTCGACTTGCTGCATCGAATGCGAGCGGAGGGCTTGCAGCCCAGCCCAGTTACACTGGCGGTCCTACTGCGCGCGTGCTGCGCCGCGGCAGACGTCGCAGGAGGGTGCCAATTGCACGGGTTCGTGATCAAGATGGGCTTCGGAGGCCATGAATTGGTTCAAAATTCGATCTTGACCATGTTCAGCAAATTGTCTTGCTTCGAGGTGGTGCAGAAGCTCTTCGACGACATCCAGAACAGGAGCGTTGCCTCATGGAACGTCCTCGTATCGATGTACTCTTCCATGGGAGATGTTTCCGGAGCCATAGATAGTTACGAGAAGATGAAGATGGAGTTGAGTCCCAGCAGCGAGACACTGACATCGCTCCTCTCTGCATTGGCGAAGTCCGAGGATCTTCGACTGGGCAAATGGGCACACTGTCATGCAGTAAAAGCTGGGCAGATAGATGCAATTCTGCATGCTTCTCTCGTAGATTTCTATGCTAAATGCGGAGAACTCGAATTTGCAGTCCAGTTATACGAAGAAGCTCAAACAAAGAGCAGCACTTTATGGTGCATCATGATGTGGGGATTTCTTCAGAATGGAGAATTCCTGGAAACAGTTCGCTTATTTCAAAGGATGCAAGAAGCTGGATTTATGCCCGGTAAGGATGCTCTAAGGGTTTTGGTCATGGCATGCTCGCATTTGGGTGTTTTGATGTGGGGTAAAGGAATTCATGGGTACTTGATAAGGAACAACACCCTGGAAGCTGGTGACTCAGATGATACAGCACTCGGAACCTCTGTTCTCAACATGTATGCAAAGTGTGGGAGCATCGACTTAGCACGAAGGTGTTTCGATAGAATAGCGGAGAAAGATATCGTAGCATGGACCTCGATGGTGGAAGGATACGCCGTCCATGGACTTGGCATGGAAGCTTTGGACTTGTTCTACCGGATGAAGGAGGAAGGTGTTAGACCAAACAGTGTCACCTTTCTGAGCTTGTTGTCTGCTTGTAATCACTCAGGACTTGTGAGAGAAGGCTGTGAGTTGTTCGACTGCATGATCACAAGATATTGTATCCGGCCTGAGATAAGCCACTACACATGCTTGGTGGACTTGCTTGGCCGATCTGGGAGGCTTGGTGAAGCTCTTGATGTGATCACCGGCATGATCGCTGAGCCTGATGGTCGAATCTGGGGAGCACTGCTTGCTTCTTGTAGGACTCATTCCGATAGTGTTCTTGGAAATTATGCAGCCAAGAAGCTTTTTGATTTGGAACCAGATAATATGGGCTATCAAGTTGTGTTGAGCAATATTTTTGCTGGTGACGAGAGGTGGGAAGAAACTGAAAGAACTAGGAAGTTGATGCACAGAGAAGAGGTAAGAAAGAAACCAGGTTGGAGCTGTGTTCAGGTGAAGGGGATGTCCGATGTGTTTGTTGCAGGGGACAAATCACACCCTCAAGTAGGCAAAATTTATGAGGTTTTGGGGTGTTTGGCAAGGCAGAGTGAAGAAAGCAGAGATTGTTAA